GCTCTTTTCTGATCTGCCcctgaaggaaaacagaaaagctGAAGGAGGATGGGGCAGAAGGAGCAAGAGAGAGTTCCTAGGGCTCTGGCGGTAAACTCGCTGATCTCTGAGAGCCGACACTAGCCTAGGTTTTGGATTCTGTCTGTTGGTCCTTCATTCTCAGTGCTCTCCCTTGTTGTTTCCTAATGCAATAAATGGATAATCTGTggggaactatttctggttgcaaTAATAAATTTCTTTATGCCTCTTCCACACTAACCATGAAGGAGGGTGTATTTTTGGCTTACACAAACTGTTTCAAAGTTATAGTGTCCTCTGTACTGTTAAACTATTTGTGTTAAAGAATATCTTTTGGGGATGAGCTCTACTGGGGCCTTGACTGTGGGGCTGCCTACCTTTCCCTGAGAGTATTACAGAGGGAATAGTGGGGGGAGGGTTGGaactgtgtgtgtatgtttgtgtgtgtatgtggggggtgATGATTGACAGCCTCTCCGAAGggataaaaaaataagagggagaGGGTCCTCTGTACTTGTTACTTGTTGAAATTCCCATAAAATTGAACAAGACTCTGCTCTCATGTGGGTTAAGTCAGGCTAAAATCCTCTTCGGTGTGGTCCTGCCCAGACTGTCTTTGTTTAGTTAACCTCCAAGACCCGCATTTAAAGGGGCTATTTGGAAAATTTCACCGTAAAGGGAGCCACATCTTTTATCCATTTTGGGGGATGTGTattttgtgcctcattttccctTTACTAACATTCTAGAGGCAGAAACATATGTATAGTTAGaaacattattatttctttttttacaaacACTGGACTGCTCTCGGACCCTTCCTATTGTAGGGGAAAAAACCATTTGATTTACTTTAAGCTATAGTTTTCTTAGAGATTAGAGGGTTTTGCGAAAATTTAGGTATTGCAGGGGTTCTGGAAACTTTTACACCTTTCCCCCACTTTTGTTATTAACCTAACAAAATACTTCCCATTTCTTCTCACCCCATCCTCCTCCTCAAATTTCCCTTCTTCTGACTTCTGTCAATTTTTTGACTTCTCATACATAATTAGTGATcaaaatacaagatttaaaaaatggacaCCATCACCAGGAGAATCTCTCTGTGGAACTTCTCTATACCCATGCTTTAGGACAAGTTACAATCTCTGAATCTGTCCtatgagcagaactgggaggatAGTCCAAGAAATTCCGGTCAGCTCAGAGGTCATTGTTTTTGTTGGGTAGTTTTCAGGGTTCTTTTTGGGTTCCCATATCTTTTCCCTTGTCTCTCACTGGGAAGATTGCCCCTCTCCTAACTGACATTGTAACCTTATTATTCCATCTTCTCTTGTAGGTGAGAAGGGACCATTCTCTGTCTCcctatatatttctttctctgcctccctctggTTTTaagtatctatctctctgtctctctctttgtcttgaGCCCTCCCCGCCTCCATCATCTCTCCCGTTCTAACACCCATTCGGCTTTTTGTGCAGTCTCTGCCTTTCAGTAGCAGGCTTTGTCACACTTTTCTCTTCCAGATAAAACCAAAGGAaattaacatatatttaaaaaggaagccaaaacaaaaacaagcaaaagaaGACTGAAGTCACAGCGATTTCTCTCAAATCTAATCTCAAATCTGAAAACCCTAGGCCTGAGACCTTCAATATGCAAAAGTATCCATCACCAGCCAGGCTCAGTTCTGGGATGGTGGGCAAAGTTGCACAACCTTCTCCACAGCAGGCTGGGAGAATACTCATGATGCCATGCCTCAGACCCTAGTTACTTCCAGGGTAACAAGATCATTCCTTCCCTCTTCAGATCTCCTCTTTGCTCTATCTGCCCCTCCCAACTTACACCCACACCTAGGAAAAATGAAAGCGTGAGAGTTACTCCACAGTCCGCCCAGCAAGTGACCTCTGGGGTGTCCGACCTCTCCGTGTGGCAGAGGGATGAATACAAAGGGGGCAACTGAGACGCAGAACGCGGGATGGGAGGGCCAAAGGTGGTTGCTGGGGGCCTCCGATTACCTGAGAGGTCCTCGCGAGCGTTTTGGTGCAGGTAGCTCTGCTCCAGGGAGTAGGAAGACATGCTGGAGTGGAGTCCGGCAGGGGCTGCCGGATTGCTGGTGGGCGTCAGGGCAGGCGGCTGCTTGAGGTAAGGTGAGGAACCGGGAGGGCTCCAGTGAGCCGCGGGGCTAGTGTAGGGCGAGTGGCACTCTATTGCACTCGCCATGGCCGGTGATGAGGGCACCGGGCTGCTGCTGCTGTCCGGTCCGtactctcctcctccccctcccgttcctcctcctcctccaccacctcctcctccagCCGCCCCAACTCCAGCGCCTGTGGTGACCGGGCAGCTGGCCATATAGGTCGAGCCCGGGTTGGGCGACATATGGGGGacgtggtggtgatggtggtgagggTGAGAGTGTCCCGGGGCGCCGGTGCTGGAATCGTAGCCTCCCGGCATCATGTCGAGGCCGCCGTAGCCACCTTGGCCATGGCACCCGAGAGGCGCAGAGGGGGGGGCCTGGAAGTCGAAGCCCTGTGGTAAGAGGGAGGCACCGAAACCCAGCCCGCTGACCATGCGGTGGTACATGGGTTTGAGCGCCTGGCACTTCCGCCTGAAGCCCCGAGGCCGGCGGCGGAATGAGCCCTCCTCGAACATGAACTCACTAGCTGGGTCGATGGTCCAATAGTGGCCCTTTCCAGGGCGGCCCAGCCCCTTGGGGAGCTTGATGAAGCACTCATTGAGCGAGAGGTTGTGGCGCACAGAATTCTTCCAGCCCTGGTAGGCTCCGCGGAAGAAGGGGAAGCGAGCCTGCAGGAACTGATAGATCTCGCTGAGTGTGAGCCGCTTGCTGGGCGAGCTTTGAATAGCCATGACGATGAGGGCGATGTACGAATACGGGGGCTTCTCTGGGCGACGCAGTCCCGAGCTGGCCTTCTTGCTTCCACTGCCCCCGccgccccctcctcctcctcctccgctcCCGCTGCTGCCTCCGCTGCCGCTGGCGTTCTTGCAAGCCGCGGAGGAAGCGCTGGAggatgaggaagatgaagaagaagcgGAGGACgcggaagaagaggaggaagaagaggtggTCTCCAgggcggcagcagcagcggcggaggaggaggaagggggtggCTGGCTCATCAAGACTGACTGGAGCGCACCGGGGGCCGGGCTGCACGGACGCTGGAGAGGGGCCGGCGGGGGCGGCAGgcgttgctgctgttgctgctgctgctgttgctgctgttgctgagGCTGCTGCCCGCCCTCGGTGGTCATCTGGCACTGGGGAGAGAAGCTGCTGTTGGAGTGGGGGCAGGGATGGGGttgaggggaagaaagggaaggcgTTGAGGTAGGGTAAGGGGTGAAGCCGGCAGTGATCCCTCTCCTGCCGCTGGAGCTGTAACTGTGGCTACTCCCGGCCAGCTCTTCGATGTCTCCTCCCTCAGAGCTGCTGGGGCTTCAGGCGGAGGCAGAGGAGGACTGCAGGCAACGCCCGGCGCATCCCTCCCCCAAGCATCCAGCCCTCTTCCTTGCGCaaccaccctctccttccctaagCGCCTGGCTACAGAGTTTCGAGAAGCTGTGCCCCAGAGCTGGGACCCTGGAACTTGATGTCTCCCTTCACGttccctcctcacttctgtctctcttctttcctccctctccccctcccttctcctcctcctctttctcctcttcctcctcctcctcctcgcccCCGCCctttccctctgctctctgcatCACTGCGGGGAGGgctcactcactcactgtttCTGAAATCACAACTTCTCTCCCCACCTGGtggccatctctctctctctctctctctctctctctctctctctctctctctctctctctctctcacacacacacacacacacacacacacacacgcacgcacacacacgcacgcacacacacgccCCCACGGAAACACAAGAGCTTCTTGGGCCTCAGGAAACTTTACTTAATtcttaattaatgaaattgatcTTTCTCCCTTATAGATGCTCCCTAACCCCAACCCATCCAAGAAATCAGAGGCTTCTGCTGCGGGACAGAAAACGCTTTTCCTTC
This sequence is a window from Monodelphis domestica isolate mMonDom1 chromosome 3, mMonDom1.pri, whole genome shotgun sequence. Protein-coding genes within it:
- the FOXF2 gene encoding forkhead box protein F2 yields the protein MTTEGGQQPQQQQQQQQQQQQQRLPPPPAPLQRPCSPAPGALQSVLMSQPPPSSSSAAAAAALETTSSSSSSSASSASSSSSSSSSASSAACKNASGSGGSSGSGGGGGGGGGGSGSKKASSGLRRPEKPPYSYIALIVMAIQSSPSKRLTLSEIYQFLQARFPFFRGAYQGWKNSVRHNLSLNECFIKLPKGLGRPGKGHYWTIDPASEFMFEEGSFRRRPRGFRRKCQALKPMYHRMVSGLGFGASLLPQGFDFQAPPSAPLGCHGQGGYGGLDMMPGGYDSSTGAPGHSHPHHHHHHVPHMSPNPGSTYMASCPVTTGAGVGAAGGGGGGGGGGTGGGGGEYGPDSSSSPVPSSPAMASAIECHSPYTSPAAHWSPPGSSPYLKQPPALTPTSNPAAPAGLHSSMSSYSLEQSYLHQNAREDLSVGLPRYQHHSTPVCDRKDFVLNFNGISSFHPSASGSYYHHHHHQSVCQDIKPCVM